In the Synechococcus sp. UW179A genome, one interval contains:
- a CDS encoding Nif11-like leader peptide family natural product precursor: MSEEQLKAFIAKVQVDTSLQEQLKAEGADVVAIAKAAGFSITTEELKAHRQTPSDGELEGAAGGDCGGQYRCSWSYVGMDVL, encoded by the coding sequence ATGTCAGAAGAACAACTGAAGGCATTCATCGCCAAGGTTCAAGTAGACACTTCACTGCAGGAACAACTCAAAGCAGAAGGAGCTGATGTTGTAGCCATTGCCAAAGCTGCAGGCTTCTCGATAACCACAGAAGAGTTAAAAGCACATCGCCAAACCCCGTCTGATGGTGAGCTAGAAGGCGCGGCTGGCGGAGATTGCGGGGGGCAGTACAGGTGTTCTTGGAGTTATGTGGGAATGGATGTTCTTTAG